The Candidatus Zixiibacteriota bacterium genomic sequence GGGATTTCGGCCAGCTCTTTCTGACGACCGCTTCGCAGGTGCCGGCGATGATGGCGGAAAAGGGACGACATTTCCGGATTGAAAATGGCACCGTTACAATGGAAACAGCAACGGTGCAGGATTAATATGGCCACTCTGAAAATCAAAGCAATCGATAAGAGTTTTTCCGGAAAGAAGATTCTCGACAGTATCTCGCTCGAGACAGCCGAAGGGGAACTGGTGGTAGTGCTTGGTCCCTCCGGGTGTGGCAAATCGACGATTCTTCGGATCATTGCCGGCCTGGAAACGGCGGATGGCGGCGAGATCTATATCGGCGATCGCCGGGTGGATATGCTGCCGCCCCAGAAAAGGAATGTGGCGCTGGTTTTCCAGAATTATGCGCTCTACCCTCATATGACCGTCTCGGGGAATTTGGCGTTTCCTCTGAAAGTCGCCGGAGTAAAAAAAGATGAGATAAAGAAAAGAGTTGCCGCCACCGCCGAATTGATCGGTCTGGGGGATCGTCTGGATTCCCGCCCGGC encodes the following:
- a CDS encoding ABC transporter ATP-binding protein, translating into MATLKIKAIDKSFSGKKILDSISLETAEGELVVVLGPSGCGKSTILRIIAGLETADGGEIYIGDRRVDMLPPQKRNVALVFQNYALYPHMTVSGNLAFPLKVAGVKKDEIKKRVAATAELIGLGDRLDSRPAELSGGQRQRVALGRAIIRQPNLYLLDEPLSNLDADLRVRMRRELVELQ